Sequence from the Desulfovibrio sp. X2 genome:
GGCAGCCCGTCCAGCCCCCGCAGGCATTCCAGGCCGAGCCCGCCCGCTCGGGCCACGGCCAGGTTGGCCGCGAAGTCCGAGGCCTGCCCGCCGTCCAGGCCGTGGGTGTCCGTGCCCAGGCCCGCGGCGCCCCGCCGCGCCATCAGGAATTCGGCCGCCTCGGCCGAGATTCCCGGGAAGTGAAGCCCCCCTGCCCCATCCAGCCCGAGAAACGCGGCCCTGGCCGCCCCGGTCTCGCCCCACCTCTCCTCCCAGCCGGTGCGAAAGAGCACCAGGGCGCCCGCGGGCACCGGGCCGTGCGCGGCCTCGAAAGTCTCGACGCGCGCGAGGCCCAGGAGCGCGTCCGCGTCCCCTGCGCAGGCCTCCCGGCAGTCCAGGACCACGGCGGGCGCAAGGAACGGCCGGGCCAGGGCCTCGTCCAGGGTCGCCTCCCCGTCCACGAAGGCGCACGGCGCGTTGACGTGCGTGCCGGAATGCTCGCCCAGGCACGCCTCGCGCAGGCCGTAGCCGTGCGTGGCTATCGCGGCCGCAGGGCGAAAGCGCGTGGCCGGGTCTCCGGGCCAGTGCGGCATGTCCGGGGAGAT
This genomic interval carries:
- a CDS encoding cyclase family protein, with the protein product MPTLRYTRILDLTHRISPDMPHWPGDPATRFRPAAAIATHGYGLREACLGEHSGTHVNAPCAFVDGEATLDEALARPFLAPAVVLDCREACAGDADALLGLARVETFEAAHGPVPAGALVLFRTGWEERWGETGAARAAFLGLDGAGGLHFPGISAEAAEFLMARRGAAGLGTDTHGLDGGQASDFAANLAVARAGGLGLECLRGLDGLPPTGAVLLVAAPRLAGGTGAPACVTAFVP